A region of Candidatus Latescibacterota bacterium DNA encodes the following proteins:
- a CDS encoding hydrogenase iron-sulfur subunit, with translation MPNILVFSTEKISDPAIDLAGLLKQHYPPTVNNISVPCSSGIKIEWIMHAFEKGFDGVFIAADGTDCPFSETCAEKTAEIVSRTHAIMAEKGMDKARLKMAAICSVCSQAFVKHVSEFSEYLEGSD, from the coding sequence ATGCCCAATATTCTGGTCTTTTCGACTGAAAAGATCTCAGATCCAGCTATCGATCTTGCCGGGTTGCTCAAGCAGCATTACCCTCCTACGGTGAATAATATCAGTGTGCCATGTTCAAGCGGTATTAAGATCGAGTGGATCATGCATGCTTTCGAAAAAGGCTTCGACGGCGTTTTTATTGCCGCTGACGGGACTGACTGCCCCTTCAGCGAGACCTGCGCGGAAAAGACGGCCGAGATAGTGTCGCGAACCCACGCGATCATGGCAGAAAAGGGCATGGACAAGGCGAGGTTGAAGATGGCGGCGATCTGTTCCGTCTGTTCCCAGGCTTTCGTCAAGCATGTATCGGAGTTCTCGGAGTACCTGGAAGGATCAGATTGA
- a CDS encoding sulfurtransferase TusA family protein produces MEQEELKGLTVNKSVDARATACPGPLLAAKKAIGDLGSGETMELLSADAATKRDVPKWAQKKGHEYLGTLEDSGYFRIFMKKG; encoded by the coding sequence ATGGAACAGGAAGAACTGAAGGGTCTGACAGTGAACAAGTCTGTCGATGCCAGAGCGACCGCCTGCCCCGGACCTCTGCTTGCAGCAAAAAAAGCTATTGGAGATCTTGGCTCAGGCGAAACCATGGAACTCCTCTCGGCTGACGCTGCGACCAAGAGAGATGTCCCTAAATGGGCGCAGAAAAAAGGACATGAATATCTTGGTACCCTGGAAGATTCAGGGTATTTCAGGATATTTATGAAAAAAGGTTAA
- a CDS encoding OadG family protein, giving the protein MLAEGLGLMAAGMGMVFAFLVLLVLVMMASTRLFSHFPDSPDKDITRPDAGTGNGSHRKIDLKEVAAAIAAAKARMQD; this is encoded by the coding sequence ATGCTTGCCGAAGGTTTGGGACTTATGGCAGCGGGGATGGGAATGGTCTTTGCGTTCCTCGTTCTGCTCGTACTCGTTATGATGGCATCGACGAGGCTTTTCAGCCATTTCCCGGACTCCCCGGACAAAGATATCACAAGACCCGATGCAGGGACAGGCAACGGTTCCCATAGAAAGATCGATCTCAAGGAGGTCGCTGCTGCCATTGCCGCGGCAAAGGCCAGGATGCAGGATTGA
- a CDS encoding sodium ion-translocating decarboxylase subunit beta, with product MILLSCYLIFLAIHRRFEPLLLLPIGFGGILANIPLAAIAGPQGFLGMLYTFGLQTGLFPLLIFMGVGAMTDFGPLIANPKTALLGAAAQFGIFTTLIGALALSGMFEGIDFSIQDAAAIGIIGGADGPTAIFLAGRLSPDLLGAIAVAAYSYMALVPIIQPPIMRLLTTKSERAMEMKQLREVKTIEKIIFPLTVLGLCILLIPGATPLIGMLMFGNLLRESGVVERLSHTAANELINTITILLGLAVGSKLAADKFLHIETLGILSLGLIAFAIGTAAGVLLAKLMNVFSRDKINPLIGAAGVSAVPMASRVVTDIGLESNKNNFLLMHAMGPNVAGVIGSAVAAGVLLTLCG from the coding sequence ATGATACTCCTGAGTTGCTACCTGATCTTCCTTGCCATTCACAGAAGGTTCGAACCTCTGCTCCTTCTTCCTATCGGTTTCGGAGGCATCCTCGCGAACATCCCCCTTGCGGCAATTGCCGGCCCGCAGGGCTTTCTTGGAATGCTCTATACTTTCGGGCTGCAGACCGGCCTCTTCCCCCTCCTTATCTTTATGGGGGTCGGAGCGATGACCGACTTCGGGCCACTTATCGCCAACCCGAAGACGGCGCTTCTTGGCGCAGCAGCTCAGTTTGGAATCTTTACTACTCTTATCGGCGCGCTTGCTCTTTCCGGCATGTTTGAAGGAATCGATTTTTCGATACAAGACGCGGCCGCTATCGGCATCATTGGCGGCGCGGATGGCCCGACAGCTATCTTTCTGGCCGGCAGGCTCTCGCCCGACCTTCTCGGAGCCATCGCTGTCGCTGCCTATTCATACATGGCACTGGTACCTATCATCCAGCCTCCCATCATGAGGCTGCTCACCACAAAATCAGAACGGGCCATGGAGATGAAACAGCTGAGGGAAGTGAAGACGATCGAGAAGATCATCTTTCCGCTCACCGTGCTGGGACTCTGCATCCTCCTCATTCCCGGCGCGACACCCCTGATCGGAATGCTGATGTTCGGCAATCTTCTTCGGGAATCGGGTGTGGTCGAGAGATTGTCACATACGGCAGCAAACGAGCTGATCAACACGATCACTATCCTGCTGGGACTGGCGGTAGGATCGAAACTGGCCGCTGACAAGTTCCTTCATATCGAGACACTGGGAATCCTCAGCCTCGGCCTTATAGCATTCGCTATCGGTACCGCCGCGGGTGTCCTTTTGGCTAAACTGATGAACGTATTCAGCAGGGACAAGATCAACCCGCTGATCGGCGCTGCCGGGGTTTCGGCTGTTCCGATGGCATCACGCGTTGTGACCGACATAGGTCTCGAATCGAACAAAAACAACTTTCTGCTGATGCACGCGATGGGACCGAATGTGGCGGGCGTAATCGGTTCGGCTGTAGCAGCCGGCGTATTGTTGACGTTGTGCGGGTGA
- a CDS encoding serpin family protein, translating into MRYRIYAAVAILSVLLIPATGCFEDRTTLDPSGTAGDEATLEMRVSGTGELAFKLYHEIRADEDNFLISPHSLAVAFGMVYAGAMGETERELAEALCFDYPQNIFHAAMKELNELLQQRGGQTDPESFMLNLTNGCWGRNDLVYLESYTDLLLEYYGAGLEYMDFVNHPAESREAINQWVEDQTEGKIEDLIPEGSIDAYTYLVLANTIYFKAAWLSQFDPEFTGETPFNLLDGSTVDASMMCQMTRFPFVKGEGYKAIELPYVGEEVSMLILLPDKGLFGEFEESLTSEMVSGIVNTLDTALVSLALPKFSFSSDFDMKPVLENMGMTGAFLAGANFSGMDGVDDGSPFISFVAQKTFISVDEAGTEAAAATGIGMSLTSVGDIFTADRPFIFAIRDIETGTIIFVGRVVNPAL; encoded by the coding sequence ATGCGATACAGGATTTACGCCGCGGTGGCTATTCTTTCGGTTCTCTTGATCCCTGCCACTGGCTGTTTTGAAGACAGGACTACTCTCGATCCGTCGGGGACAGCGGGGGACGAAGCGACCCTGGAGATGCGGGTTTCCGGCACGGGTGAACTGGCATTCAAGCTGTACCACGAGATCAGGGCCGATGAGGATAATTTCCTCATCTCCCCTCACAGCCTTGCCGTGGCGTTCGGAATGGTCTATGCGGGCGCAATGGGTGAGACCGAAAGAGAGCTAGCCGAAGCGCTCTGCTTCGATTATCCACAGAACATTTTCCATGCGGCGATGAAGGAACTCAACGAACTGCTTCAGCAAAGGGGTGGGCAGACTGATCCCGAGTCGTTCATGTTGAATCTCACGAATGGATGCTGGGGAAGGAACGACCTCGTTTACCTCGAATCATATACCGATCTTCTTCTCGAGTACTACGGCGCCGGCCTTGAGTACATGGACTTCGTGAACCACCCTGCCGAATCACGCGAGGCAATAAACCAGTGGGTGGAAGATCAGACCGAGGGAAAGATAGAGGACCTTATCCCGGAGGGCTCGATAGACGCGTATACCTACCTCGTCCTCGCGAACACGATCTATTTCAAGGCTGCCTGGCTGTCCCAGTTCGACCCCGAATTCACGGGAGAGACCCCGTTTAATCTTTTAGATGGTTCAACTGTAGATGCGTCGATGATGTGCCAGATGACGAGATTCCCCTTCGTGAAAGGCGAGGGATACAAGGCCATAGAATTGCCGTATGTGGGAGAAGAGGTCTCGATGCTCATCCTTCTTCCAGACAAAGGACTTTTCGGGGAATTCGAGGAATCGCTCACATCTGAAATGGTCAGCGGGATAGTCAATACCCTCGATACCGCTCTCGTGTCCCTGGCCCTGCCGAAATTTTCCTTCAGCTCAGATTTCGACATGAAACCAGTCCTCGAGAATATGGGAATGACTGGTGCGTTTCTCGCGGGCGCGAACTTTTCAGGGATGGACGGAGTCGACGACGGTTCTCCATTCATCAGCTTCGTCGCTCAAAAGACCTTCATCTCGGTCGACGAGGCGGGAACCGAAGCGGCAGCGGCAACGGGAATCGGCATGTCGCTCACCTCGGTCGGTGATATCTTTACCGCCGACAGGCCATTCATATTCGCCATACGCGACATCGAGACAGGGACGATCATCTTTGTTGGAAGAGTCGTCAATCCAGCATTATAG
- a CDS encoding outer membrane beta-barrel protein: MVFRMLSVLAVVVVVLSSFYFPVTASEDVPDISDIRLLRKMGEYDKAGKYLDILTNENSTSDAVMRQVYVEKVTIALLRNNPDNAMALAREAVEKYPDIKIDPFDYPAEVVSCFDEVKNSMFAILIFSITPNGTEVYLDGRKLGAAPVDSMFVKAGKYELSFSMLNYRDESFAVEIEAGSRKEIFVTLEKHVMDIFSFQYGLGIEGSAGLESLGYENPGGLIAGLGVIQTYRPAIRFSGGLFLYMMYSERAAINVGVRYVNFGGRADILMSGGEEEYDINNQAIGISLFYKYFLKPRHRIFLSGGPELAMIINADISSVNGDDLYEVNDNVNATQLLMHFGGGFEIPVGSNHLSVGLSYGIGMLDIKKDESYKYTSYKPREFRLILGYIFH; the protein is encoded by the coding sequence ATGGTTTTTCGAATGTTAAGCGTGCTTGCCGTTGTGGTCGTTGTTCTCAGTTCATTTTATTTCCCGGTGACTGCGTCTGAAGATGTTCCGGATATTTCAGATATCCGACTGCTTCGAAAGATGGGGGAGTACGATAAGGCCGGCAAATACCTTGATATCCTGACAAATGAAAACAGTACATCAGATGCAGTAATGCGACAGGTGTATGTGGAGAAAGTCACCATCGCGTTGCTGAGGAACAATCCGGACAATGCCATGGCCCTGGCCAGGGAGGCCGTGGAAAAGTATCCGGATATCAAAATAGATCCCTTTGATTATCCTGCGGAGGTTGTTTCCTGTTTCGATGAAGTCAAAAACAGCATGTTCGCGATATTAATATTCTCAATAACACCGAACGGAACGGAAGTATATCTGGATGGCAGAAAATTGGGGGCTGCTCCTGTAGATTCGATGTTTGTCAAGGCGGGGAAATATGAATTGTCTTTCAGCATGTTGAATTACAGAGATGAATCATTTGCTGTGGAAATCGAGGCGGGTTCGAGGAAGGAGATCTTCGTCACCCTTGAAAAGCATGTAATGGATATCTTTTCCTTTCAGTACGGCCTGGGGATAGAAGGAAGCGCCGGGCTGGAGTCTCTGGGATATGAAAACCCGGGAGGGTTGATTGCCGGGCTGGGTGTCATTCAAACATATCGTCCTGCTATCAGGTTTTCGGGGGGATTGTTTTTGTACATGATGTACAGTGAAAGGGCAGCGATCAATGTCGGAGTCCGCTATGTAAATTTTGGAGGTCGGGCGGATATCTTGATGTCCGGGGGCGAAGAAGAATATGACATCAATAATCAGGCAATCGGCATTTCTTTGTTCTACAAGTACTTCCTGAAGCCCCGCCACAGGATATTCCTTTCGGGTGGGCCGGAACTGGCCATGATCATAAATGCCGACATATCAAGCGTGAATGGTGACGATCTCTACGAAGTAAACGACAATGTAAATGCGACTCAGCTGCTAATGCATTTTGGAGGCGGATTCGAGATACCGGTGGGCTCGAATCACCTGAGCGTCGGGTTGTCATACGGGATTGGAATGCTGGATATAAAGAAGGATGAAAGCTACAAATATACGAGCTACAAACCGCGTGAATTCCGGTTGATTTTGGGGTACATATTTCATTGA
- a CDS encoding DUF3857 domain-containing protein: protein MNKVLATTFLLISVSLFLCHNNNALASGEHDKLCSIQLTDEQSKADAVVILDAEHLEVEKSDKSWLEYRIVKKILRTRRADEGIFSFPDNKYRRVVSIDARAIHPGGDEERLSIKDVPRVPEFRDFVMYSDQQSRLIRFEGTRRGTIIDITIRWKIKHPVFWPPSIFQSHIPILKKTFTLTHKKNLHVRVSALSMTAAPDTTFTPGSDRIRQEWSRTNIDPLEMESMMPPLQQYLPFLLLSMSDVKELGADLDLSAWNGIARWYDGLSRGRMKPGSKTRDILRDLALNGLSERDRARKIYCYVSNSVRYVAIYLGLGGFQPHSAEETAENLYGDCKDQATLLTVLLREAGIEAYPVLVRTRDLGRLPDISPYPGYFNHAITAVVINGEIIYLDPTCSVCSFGVLPSTLQGSDALMVGGSDKSIIQLSHGPGTDNTLRITGSVTLNESGEARVEDKFECAGLFAEIYRSLFSRSSGQPPEERCRRILPGNHPFLNVEEVDLAGRESSAPEMIMDVIYTVPGFMKNKKTVFLDAILHKLSISLPAEEDRVFPIDMGKPKINSYKLDLYLPPSRMVEAIPAPVEISCEHFDYSGIWKITRSSIEFQREFKIKNNIVPVPEIPEIRNLLKKIKKFENCKLLIIDTH from the coding sequence ATGAATAAAGTCCTCGCCACGACTTTTTTGCTAATATCTGTTTCTCTATTTCTGTGCCATAACAACAACGCATTGGCATCCGGAGAGCACGACAAACTCTGTTCTATCCAACTCACAGACGAACAGTCGAAAGCTGATGCCGTCGTGATTCTGGACGCGGAACATCTTGAAGTAGAAAAATCGGACAAATCCTGGCTTGAATATCGGATTGTAAAAAAGATTCTCCGTACAAGACGGGCCGATGAAGGAATATTCTCATTTCCAGACAACAAATATCGACGAGTAGTCTCAATCGATGCCAGGGCAATTCATCCCGGAGGCGACGAAGAGAGACTTTCGATCAAAGATGTTCCTCGGGTGCCAGAATTCAGGGACTTCGTAATGTACAGCGACCAGCAGTCCCGCCTGATACGTTTTGAGGGCACAAGACGAGGGACCATAATCGACATCACCATACGCTGGAAGATAAAACATCCCGTTTTCTGGCCTCCATCCATTTTCCAGTCTCATATCCCGATCCTGAAAAAGACATTCACACTCACTCATAAGAAAAACCTCCATGTAAGGGTATCCGCTCTCAGTATGACGGCCGCACCAGATACTACATTCACACCAGGTAGCGACAGGATCAGACAGGAATGGAGTCGTACAAATATCGATCCGCTTGAGATGGAATCAATGATGCCTCCTCTCCAGCAATATTTACCATTCCTGTTGTTATCCATGTCTGATGTCAAGGAGCTCGGGGCTGACCTCGATCTTTCAGCATGGAACGGTATTGCCCGTTGGTACGATGGTTTGTCTCGCGGCAGGATGAAGCCCGGTTCGAAAACGAGAGACATTTTGAGAGATCTTGCTCTCAATGGACTCTCGGAAAGGGACCGCGCCAGAAAGATCTATTGTTACGTTTCGAATAGCGTGAGGTATGTGGCTATCTATCTTGGCCTTGGTGGATTCCAGCCTCATTCAGCAGAAGAAACAGCTGAAAATCTTTACGGCGACTGCAAGGATCAGGCTACTCTCCTTACAGTATTACTCAGAGAAGCGGGCATCGAAGCATATCCCGTATTGGTCCGTACCAGAGATCTTGGAAGGCTGCCGGATATATCTCCTTACCCTGGATACTTCAACCACGCGATAACTGCTGTCGTGATAAACGGCGAGATCATCTATCTGGACCCGACATGTTCCGTCTGTTCTTTCGGTGTCCTGCCATCCACACTTCAGGGCTCGGACGCATTAATGGTGGGCGGCAGCGACAAATCCATTATTCAGCTTTCGCACGGCCCGGGAACGGACAACACATTAAGGATTACAGGCTCCGTCACATTGAACGAATCAGGAGAGGCCCGCGTCGAGGACAAATTCGAATGCGCGGGACTTTTTGCGGAAATATACCGCTCCCTGTTCAGCAGAAGCAGCGGACAACCCCCCGAGGAAAGGTGCAGGCGGATCCTCCCGGGCAACCACCCATTCCTGAATGTCGAAGAGGTCGACCTCGCGGGACGTGAGTCCTCCGCTCCCGAAATGATAATGGATGTCATCTATACTGTCCCCGGATTCATGAAAAACAAAAAGACAGTTTTTCTTGACGCGATCCTGCACAAACTTTCAATTTCACTCCCTGCGGAAGAGGATCGAGTCTTTCCGATCGATATGGGAAAACCGAAAATAAATTCGTACAAGCTGGATTTGTATCTCCCTCCGTCACGGATGGTAGAGGCCATTCCCGCTCCGGTAGAGATCTCCTGTGAGCACTTCGACTATAGCGGTATTTGGAAGATCACTCGATCCAGCATCGAATTTCAAAGAGAATTCAAGATTAAGAATAACATCGTGCCTGTACCAGAGATTCCTGAGATCCGCAATCTATTAAAAAAGATCAAAAAATTCGAGAACTGCAAACTTTTAATAATTGATACTCACTGA
- a CDS encoding DUF3857 domain-containing protein: protein MRINFRSILLLSTILFIAIGTTSDAKASKIIDDTVTSERYPDHDAVVILNRSLHKFQVYLELYTSTRKRIAARTEIKNETRIKILDEKGFDRFGNFESRTYNKEIHEYKLEIKIISPEGKKKKVGKKNIKRIEIADKYFSYRVAFPGLQVGSIIEIKEEIKSEYPMLSGTMDFGHSVPTLRSELIFEVPAGTKTRFNVVPAGAIADPKPRKDGRYDIYEVTLENIPPYPNEIYMSPEYIGNPTIHYYVWMISNSTLARVLGISSASIGGKPYMWTWKDISESFCNYFDPEIWENDDKSDEYRNSIETDIDQARNNGFDLTDEKMNELLSWFRSEFEAIDDDLFYFSSNPEESFKLRKGGPYELAYVLRYILDQLGVGSSVILVRDADKGLLNRNMPSFSAFTHPLLHIEMMGKEFWLDPFSHFCRVDQLPWQCRGIEGLRLLKSGTGQFTTLSLADAEANCVRNKEIAVIDEEGNLTSTTDVTFTGQHLLSLRKNIDENDPESFKESIKEKLKEYYPETFDEKSLEIVEDGNNELTIKYTYSIPSFADVAGGYMNIVFSDWFSKSLSRAFKTDTRKCDIQYPFLDMECTDVTIQLPEGIKVLESPESRKLESDYFLYDRQVIVRDNMIRFKRTLKVLKPTIEVDRYAVAKAIVNEIYLLDDEEMVVQRQ from the coding sequence ATGCGAATAAATTTCAGATCAATACTCCTGTTGAGTACAATCCTGTTTATTGCCATCGGAACCACCTCCGATGCTAAGGCCAGCAAAATCATCGATGACACGGTGACTTCGGAACGGTACCCCGATCACGATGCTGTCGTTATTCTTAACAGAAGCTTACACAAATTTCAGGTCTATTTAGAGCTTTATACCTCGACAAGGAAACGGATTGCGGCAAGAACCGAAATCAAAAATGAAACCAGGATCAAGATTCTTGACGAAAAGGGATTTGACCGTTTTGGCAATTTCGAATCAAGGACCTATAACAAGGAAATCCATGAATACAAGCTTGAAATCAAGATTATATCTCCTGAAGGTAAAAAGAAGAAAGTTGGAAAGAAAAATATAAAACGGATTGAAATAGCGGACAAATATTTCAGTTACAGAGTGGCATTCCCCGGTCTTCAAGTGGGATCGATAATCGAGATAAAAGAGGAAATAAAAAGTGAATACCCGATGTTATCCGGAACCATGGATTTCGGTCATTCCGTCCCTACACTTCGCTCAGAACTGATCTTCGAGGTTCCCGCAGGAACAAAGACCAGGTTCAATGTTGTACCAGCGGGAGCAATCGCCGACCCGAAACCGAGGAAAGACGGAAGATATGATATCTATGAAGTCACCCTGGAAAACATTCCTCCGTATCCGAACGAGATATACATGTCCCCGGAGTATATCGGCAATCCGACGATCCATTATTATGTCTGGATGATCTCAAACTCCACCCTTGCCCGGGTACTCGGTATCAGCTCGGCATCCATTGGTGGAAAACCGTATATGTGGACCTGGAAAGATATCAGCGAGAGTTTCTGTAATTACTTCGATCCCGAGATCTGGGAGAATGACGACAAAAGCGACGAATACAGAAATTCAATTGAAACCGATATCGATCAGGCAAGAAACAACGGCTTCGATCTTACCGATGAGAAAATGAACGAGCTTCTATCATGGTTCCGCTCCGAATTCGAAGCGATAGATGACGATCTGTTCTATTTCTCGTCGAATCCTGAAGAAAGTTTCAAGCTCCGCAAGGGAGGGCCCTATGAACTTGCTTATGTACTACGCTACATACTCGACCAGCTTGGAGTAGGATCGAGCGTGATTCTGGTGCGGGATGCCGACAAGGGCCTCCTGAACAGAAATATGCCTTCATTCAGCGCGTTTACGCATCCACTTCTTCATATAGAGATGATGGGAAAGGAATTCTGGCTGGATCCGTTCAGTCACTTCTGCCGTGTCGATCAGCTCCCATGGCAGTGCCGGGGCATCGAGGGACTAAGGCTTCTTAAATCCGGGACCGGCCAGTTCACTACATTGTCTCTTGCGGATGCCGAAGCTAACTGTGTCAGGAACAAGGAAATTGCTGTTATCGATGAAGAAGGGAACCTTACAAGCACAACTGACGTTACTTTCACCGGCCAACACCTTCTCAGTTTACGCAAAAACATCGATGAAAATGACCCGGAAAGCTTCAAAGAAAGTATAAAAGAGAAATTGAAAGAATATTATCCTGAAACATTCGATGAAAAAAGCCTGGAAATAGTAGAAGACGGAAACAACGAACTCACGATCAAGTATACCTATTCCATCCCCTCATTCGCAGATGTCGCCGGTGGATACATGAATATTGTTTTTTCAGACTGGTTCTCGAAATCCCTGTCCAGAGCCTTCAAGACTGACACACGCAAATGCGACATCCAGTACCCATTCCTCGATATGGAGTGTACCGATGTGACCATTCAACTTCCCGAAGGAATTAAAGTGCTCGAATCGCCGGAGAGCAGGAAACTCGAAAGCGATTACTTTTTGTATGACAGACAGGTGATCGTGCGGGACAACATGATCCGATTCAAACGCACACTGAAAGTCCTTAAGCCGACAATCGAAGTGGACAGGTATGCTGTTGCCAAAGCTATTGTAAATGAGATATATCTTCTGGATGATGAAGAGATGGTAGTTCAGCGACAGTAA
- a CDS encoding OsmC family protein produces the protein MEKTTIDVTWNDKMSFTTNVNGHEIIIDAPENVGGQDKGPRPKPLMLVALGGCTGMDVVSILKKMRVEIDGFNVKVEGEQTDEHPKYFKKMHIIFEFQGKDLPMDKLEKAVSLSEERYCGVGALYRMAIEVTSEIRIVE, from the coding sequence ATGGAAAAAACGACGATCGATGTCACCTGGAACGACAAGATGTCGTTCACTACAAATGTCAATGGCCACGAGATCATAATTGACGCCCCAGAAAATGTCGGTGGTCAAGACAAAGGCCCGCGCCCCAAGCCGTTAATGCTTGTCGCTCTCGGCGGATGCACAGGGATGGACGTGGTCTCGATCCTGAAGAAGATGCGGGTAGAGATCGACGGCTTCAATGTGAAGGTCGAGGGTGAACAGACCGACGAACATCCGAAGTATTTCAAAAAAATGCATATCATATTCGAATTCCAGGGGAAAGACCTGCCTATGGACAAGCTTGAAAAAGCAGTCAGTCTTTCCGAAGAACGCTACTGCGGCGTAGGCGCACTCTATCGCATGGCTATCGAAGTGACCTCGGAGATACGGATCGTCGAATGA
- a CDS encoding T9SS type A sorting domain-containing protein, with protein sequence MSGQDAESIYQTYKNENFAAISLDVWDGTPGQNLAFQGITGIQFPLCLNASASSIHYAAPRDYSLVVDQDGIIQYKSPGVSVSAISAKIEELLAVTDGEIPSDPSGTVLYQNYPNPFNPSTRIDFNLAIAGPVRIRIYDTAGRLIRTLLDSSREAGSHHVDWNGTDSAGGQATSGIYFYVLDTAAGSESRKMILLR encoded by the coding sequence GTGTCCGGTCAGGACGCGGAAAGTATTTACCAGACCTACAAGAACGAGAACTTTGCTGCGATAAGCCTCGATGTATGGGACGGAACGCCCGGTCAGAACCTCGCCTTCCAGGGCATAACCGGGATCCAGTTTCCACTCTGCCTTAACGCCAGCGCCTCCAGTATCCATTACGCGGCACCAAGGGACTATTCACTCGTTGTCGATCAGGACGGGATAATCCAGTACAAATCCCCCGGAGTGAGTGTGAGCGCGATCTCAGCAAAGATAGAGGAGCTTCTCGCTGTCACCGATGGGGAGATCCCCTCCGATCCGAGCGGCACCGTCCTCTACCAGAACTATCCTAACCCGTTTAACCCTTCGACTCGTATTGACTTCAATCTCGCCATTGCCGGACCTGTCAGGATCAGGATATACGACACGGCCGGCAGACTGATCAGGACACTTCTCGATTCCAGCAGGGAAGCGGGAAGTCACCATGTCGACTGGAACGGGACCGACTCCGCGGGAGGTCAGGCTACGTCGGGGATCTACTTCTACGTCCTCGATACTGCCGCAGGGAGCGAGTCCAGGAAGATGATATTGCTCAGGTAG